The proteins below come from a single Iocasia fonsfrigidae genomic window:
- the lnt gene encoding apolipoprotein N-acyltransferase, which produces MIILEVVLIILAGILITIPVRFSALFFLAWFGLIPFIYAISGDKPSQGFKKGVFLGIIIVLMTSYWLYYPLRYYSGLSLMFCLIILLSFYLLLAVFYGLWAWFYLYIKRNRSINPLWLALTWTAFEYIRFRVFRPFPFAFIAYTQASFKQLLQFADLGGVFLISFIVILINAFFYKFFIERKKGNALFIIIIFIIIFSYGGIKLSNYKNQDYNYINLGIVQTNLDPVEKWKTANIESNINYLVEESRKINDINLIIWPESSLTFDFIRNEYYRERFVGSLKGISFPLLTGSLSIIDDDFKKYNSVFLLAADGKIMGRYNKIKLLPFGEYIPFKKLVEKITGYTNSPNYPGGDINILNLPSFSWRTVICSEILYPDFVMKGIKEADLIINQSNEAWFQSSNLSRQMWTTAVFRAVENRRAVVRSGNKSFGGVISPAGINIKKVYSGDMSTVKAAVPLNRETTFYQLYGDFIGYISTLILLILFLLKIVLKYLKNKQ; this is translated from the coding sequence GTGATAATACTGGAGGTAGTATTAATTATACTGGCAGGTATTTTAATTACAATTCCTGTCAGGTTTTCAGCTTTATTTTTTTTAGCGTGGTTTGGACTAATCCCCTTTATATATGCTATCTCTGGTGATAAGCCCTCCCAGGGGTTTAAAAAAGGGGTTTTTCTGGGCATAATAATTGTTCTGATGACATCATATTGGTTATATTACCCACTAAGGTATTATAGTGGGTTGTCTCTGATGTTCTGTCTTATTATATTATTGAGCTTTTATTTGCTGCTTGCTGTTTTTTACGGTCTATGGGCCTGGTTTTATTTATACATAAAGAGAAATAGGTCTATAAATCCTCTCTGGCTGGCGCTTACCTGGACTGCCTTTGAGTATATTAGATTTAGAGTATTTCGGCCGTTTCCCTTTGCTTTTATTGCTTATACACAGGCATCTTTTAAACAATTATTACAATTTGCTGACCTTGGTGGAGTATTTTTAATAAGCTTTATTGTTATTTTAATAAATGCTTTTTTTTATAAGTTCTTTATTGAAAGAAAGAAAGGGAATGCTTTATTTATTATTATAATTTTTATAATTATTTTTTCTTATGGAGGTATTAAATTATCAAATTATAAGAACCAGGATTATAATTATATAAATCTAGGAATTGTTCAAACAAACCTGGATCCGGTAGAAAAATGGAAAACAGCAAACATTGAATCAAATATAAATTATCTTGTAGAAGAGTCCAGGAAAATAAATGATATTAATTTAATTATCTGGCCAGAATCATCACTTACCTTTGACTTTATTAGAAATGAGTATTACCGGGAAAGATTTGTAGGATCATTAAAGGGTATTTCTTTTCCTCTTTTAACAGGGAGTCTATCAATTATAGATGATGACTTCAAAAAATATAATAGTGTTTTTCTTCTTGCAGCAGATGGTAAAATAATGGGGAGATATAATAAAATAAAACTCCTTCCCTTTGGTGAGTATATTCCTTTCAAGAAATTAGTTGAAAAAATAACTGGCTATACTAACTCTCCCAACTACCCGGGAGGGGATATCAATATTCTGAACTTACCGTCATTTAGCTGGCGGACAGTTATTTGTTCTGAGATTCTCTATCCAGATTTTGTTATGAAAGGGATTAAGGAGGCAGATTTGATTATAAATCAGTCCAATGAGGCCTGGTTTCAGAGTAGTAATTTGAGCCGACAGATGTGGACAACTGCTGTTTTCAGGGCTGTAGAAAATAGGAGGGCTGTAGTGAGATCGGGTAATAAGTCCTTTGGAGGTGTTATTTCTCCAGCTGGTATAAATATTAAGAAGGTCTATTCAGGTGATATGTCAACTGTTAAAGCTGCTGTTCCTTTAAATCGGGAAACTACATTTTATCAGCTGTATGGTGATTTTATTGGTTATATATCAACCCTGATTCTGTTGATACTATTTTTGTTAAAGATTGTTTTAAAGTATCTCAAAAACAAACAGTAA
- a CDS encoding Crp/Fnr family transcriptional regulator, whose amino-acid sequence MDTYEPFLRNFILFSEMSDSDLIAISALLESSSSHNGEIIFMQGDIGNNVYFIKKGKVKAVRNNVNGDEQILEILQPGDVFGEVVLFGIDEYPATAIALDEVELVFLSKTRFKEYFTANPQIAWGMLRVMAKKLYRAQRKIENLGLKDTRARVATLIIDMLIDFGETENELVLDINRQEMANYIGTSRETVSRVLSDFKNEDIIEVNGNRIFIKDFSALKEWT is encoded by the coding sequence ATGGATACTTATGAGCCATTTTTAAGGAATTTTATCCTCTTTTCTGAGATGAGTGATAGTGATCTTATTGCAATCAGCGCTCTACTGGAGAGTAGTAGTTCCCACAATGGAGAAATAATCTTTATGCAGGGTGATATAGGGAATAATGTTTATTTCATAAAAAAGGGTAAGGTTAAGGCTGTAAGAAACAACGTAAATGGTGATGAACAGATACTCGAAATACTTCAGCCAGGTGATGTTTTTGGGGAAGTAGTTTTATTTGGTATAGATGAATACCCTGCTACTGCTATCGCCCTTGATGAAGTGGAACTTGTCTTTTTATCAAAAACGAGATTTAAAGAATATTTTACTGCCAATCCACAGATAGCCTGGGGGATGTTAAGGGTCATGGCTAAAAAATTGTACAGAGCGCAGAGAAAAATAGAGAACCTGGGATTAAAAGACACCCGGGCCAGGGTGGCTACCTTAATTATTGATATGTTGATTGACTTTGGGGAGACAGAAAATGAATTAGTACTGGACATCAATAGGCAGGAAATGGCAAATTATATTGGGACCAGCAGAGAGACTGTTAGCAGGGTCTTAAGTGATTTTAAAAATGAAGATATTATAGAGGTTAATGGCAATAGGATATTTATCAAAGATTTTAGTGCTTTAAAGGAATGGACATAA
- a CDS encoding Rqc2 family fibronectin-binding protein, translating into MSIDGIMLTAIKNDLTENILGGRIDKIYQINNDTLSFTIRCENQNRKMLISTDPAYNRLHISNLDYENPLKAPDFCMLLRKYLHRGIIDKIEQPDFERILIFHIKLRKEKYYLITEVMGKYSNIILINEDGIILDALKRINKQQSQQRQLYPGLDYQYPPRQDKIDPTVVSKEDFFSYIPDDFSDRADKAIMYNYRGIGPYMAKEIIFRAGIDFKIDYSTLSKEDRERIKNSFLSIFQEVKQGKFRPAVGLDKHNNISYLSAYPLLHQKNIKDHTYPGTGELFDYYYSNEVTNNKLDNFKDRLNNIINKYLTKNRKKQKKYHNGLEDAANADRYKQYGELITANIYQLKKGLEEIELVNYFDVEQSKIKIDLDPSLTPAQNAQKYYKKYNKVKKSIKHLKKQLGILRHEERYLEQVSLNIEQAESQSDLKEIREELIKEGYLKEKKKNKQKKKSNKPLPPYKFISSQGYHILAGRNNYQNDRLTKKIAHSEDIWLHVKEIAGSHVIIRNHTNDNIPQETVNEAAVIAAYYSKGRMSENVPVDYTKVKNVRKPKGAKPGLVYYEEYQTLYANPAKELINKLKN; encoded by the coding sequence ATGTCAATTGATGGTATTATGCTGACAGCTATTAAAAACGATTTAACAGAAAATATTCTGGGGGGAAGAATAGATAAAATATATCAAATAAATAATGATACCCTTAGTTTTACTATCAGGTGTGAGAACCAAAATAGAAAAATGCTTATTTCAACAGACCCTGCTTACAACCGCCTTCATATTAGTAATTTGGATTATGAAAACCCCCTTAAGGCACCCGATTTCTGTATGTTATTACGCAAATATCTCCACCGCGGTATTATTGATAAAATAGAGCAACCTGATTTCGAACGAATACTTATTTTTCATATAAAATTAAGAAAGGAAAAATATTATCTTATTACTGAAGTTATGGGGAAATACAGTAATATAATACTGATTAATGAAGATGGTATAATCCTTGATGCTTTAAAACGGATAAACAAACAGCAGAGCCAACAGCGTCAATTATATCCTGGTTTAGATTATCAATATCCACCGAGACAGGACAAAATTGACCCAACAGTTGTTAGTAAAGAGGATTTTTTTTCATATATACCTGATGATTTTTCTGACCGGGCAGATAAGGCAATTATGTACAATTACCGGGGTATTGGACCCTATATGGCAAAAGAAATTATTTTTAGGGCAGGTATTGACTTTAAAATCGATTATTCAACCCTTAGTAAGGAAGATAGAGAAAGAATTAAAAACAGTTTTTTATCAATCTTTCAAGAAGTTAAACAGGGGAAATTTAGACCAGCTGTAGGACTGGATAAGCATAATAATATTTCTTATCTATCTGCCTATCCCTTACTCCACCAGAAAAATATAAAGGATCATACCTATCCCGGTACCGGCGAACTTTTTGATTACTATTATTCCAATGAAGTTACCAATAATAAGCTAGATAATTTTAAAGATAGACTGAATAATATTATTAATAAATACCTGACTAAAAACAGAAAAAAACAAAAGAAATACCATAATGGATTAGAGGATGCTGCTAACGCAGATAGGTATAAGCAATATGGTGAATTGATTACAGCTAACATATATCAGCTAAAAAAGGGATTAGAAGAGATTGAATTAGTAAATTATTTTGATGTAGAACAAAGTAAAATTAAAATTGACCTTGATCCCTCTTTAACACCGGCTCAGAATGCGCAGAAATATTATAAGAAATATAATAAAGTTAAAAAAAGCATTAAACACCTTAAAAAACAACTGGGTATTTTAAGACATGAAGAAAGATACTTAGAACAAGTCTCCCTGAACATTGAGCAGGCTGAATCTCAAAGTGATTTGAAAGAAATTCGAGAGGAATTAATCAAAGAGGGCTATCTTAAAGAAAAGAAGAAAAACAAACAAAAAAAGAAAAGCAACAAACCATTACCACCTTATAAATTTATATCTTCACAGGGTTATCATATTTTAGCCGGTCGTAACAACTATCAGAATGACCGGCTGACCAAAAAAATTGCACATAGTGAAGACATCTGGCTGCACGTCAAGGAAATAGCTGGTTCACATGTAATAATTCGAAACCATACAAATGACAATATACCCCAGGAAACAGTTAATGAAGCCGCTGTTATAGCTGCTTATTATAGTAAAGGGAGAATGTCAGAAAATGTACCTGTTGATTATACAAAAGTAAAAAATGTCAGGAAACCCAAGGGAGCTAAACCAGGCCTGGTATATTATGAAGAATACCAGACCCTATATGCCAATCCAGCTAAAGAACTTATCAATAAACTAAAGAACTAA
- the asnB gene encoding asparagine synthase (glutamine-hydrolyzing), whose protein sequence is MCGIAGWIDWHRNISDNLDILEEMQESLSHRGPDDSGDWYSNRAGFAHRRLIVIDPEGGKQPMLAQQGRKTYVLVYNGELYNTEDLRQILLNKGYNFNGHSDTEVLLQSYLEWGERCVDYFNGIFAFAIWDVCEEKLFMARDRIGVKPLFYAQLKNGLVFASEIKALLKHPEIEPCINAEGLAEVLILGPGRTPGNGIFKGVMELKPGFSLTYQKNSLKLTKYWELVSKEHTDTLAETVEKVRYLFTDSVKRQLISDVPICTLLSGGLDSSAISAVASRELKKNGYRGLATYSVDYEGNERFFKANDFQPETDNYWAAKVADNINSKHHNVVLDNHLLSEKLREGVYARDLPGMADIDVSLYLLAKEIKKDFVVAVSGECADEIFGGYPWFYREEALGAGIFPWSRRYRERIALLSREVKERISPEEYLFERYQEALAEVPVLAGEDEKNARMREMFYLNLTRWMPVLLDRKDRMSMYTGLEIRVPFCDHRLVEYLWNIPWEMKSYGGQRKGLLRESLKGILPESVRNRPKNPYPRTFNPLYYQETKALLIDILNNKNKPLHSVIDIEAVLNLTEKKGDFDIPWFGQLMRLPQLFAYLLQLNIWLEDYHVRIS, encoded by the coding sequence ATGTGTGGAATTGCTGGTTGGATTGATTGGCATAGGAATATAAGTGATAATTTAGATATTTTAGAGGAAATGCAAGAAAGTCTTAGCCATCGTGGTCCTGATGATAGTGGTGACTGGTATTCAAATAGGGCAGGATTTGCACACAGGAGATTAATAGTAATTGACCCTGAGGGGGGCAAGCAACCTATGCTGGCTCAACAGGGCAGAAAAACCTATGTCCTTGTCTATAATGGTGAACTATATAATACAGAAGATCTTAGACAGATACTTCTTAATAAAGGTTATAATTTTAATGGGCATTCAGATACAGAGGTTTTATTACAGTCCTATTTAGAATGGGGAGAAAGATGTGTTGATTACTTTAACGGGATATTTGCCTTTGCTATCTGGGATGTCTGTGAAGAAAAATTATTTATGGCCAGGGATCGGATAGGTGTTAAACCACTTTTTTATGCTCAATTAAAAAATGGTCTTGTTTTTGCATCAGAAATAAAGGCTTTATTAAAACATCCTGAAATAGAACCCTGTATAAATGCAGAGGGGCTGGCAGAGGTATTAATTCTAGGCCCAGGTAGAACACCTGGTAACGGTATATTTAAAGGTGTTATGGAATTGAAACCTGGTTTTTCTTTGACATACCAGAAAAACAGTCTGAAACTCACTAAATACTGGGAACTTGTGAGTAAAGAACATACAGATACGCTAGCTGAAACAGTGGAAAAAGTCAGGTATCTTTTTACTGATTCTGTAAAACGCCAATTGATTTCAGATGTGCCGATCTGTACTCTACTATCAGGTGGTCTAGATTCCAGTGCTATTAGTGCTGTAGCCAGTAGAGAGCTGAAAAAAAATGGCTATAGGGGGTTAGCTACATATTCTGTTGACTATGAGGGTAATGAAAGGTTTTTTAAGGCAAATGATTTTCAACCTGAAACTGATAATTACTGGGCGGCTAAGGTAGCAGATAACATTAACTCCAAGCATCATAATGTAGTGCTGGATAATCATCTTTTAAGTGAAAAATTAAGGGAGGGTGTTTATGCCAGGGATTTACCGGGGATGGCTGATATTGATGTTTCCCTGTATTTACTGGCTAAAGAGATAAAAAAGGATTTTGTTGTAGCAGTATCTGGTGAGTGTGCTGATGAGATATTTGGTGGTTATCCCTGGTTTTACCGGGAGGAAGCCCTGGGAGCCGGTATTTTTCCCTGGTCAAGGAGGTATAGAGAACGGATAGCCTTATTATCAAGGGAAGTCAAGGAGAGAATTTCCCCTGAAGAATACCTGTTTGAGAGATATCAAGAGGCATTAGCTGAGGTTCCTGTCTTAGCAGGTGAAGATGAGAAGAACGCACGTATGAGAGAGATGTTTTATCTTAATTTGACACGTTGGATGCCTGTTCTATTGGATAGAAAGGATAGAATGAGTATGTATACTGGATTAGAAATCAGAGTACCTTTCTGTGACCATCGGCTGGTAGAATATCTCTGGAATATACCATGGGAAATGAAGTCTTATGGCGGACAGAGAAAGGGATTACTCCGTGAATCCCTTAAAGGTATTCTTCCAGAGTCGGTTAGAAATAGACCTAAAAATCCTTATCCCAGGACCTTTAATCCGCTTTATTATCAGGAAACAAAAGCCTTGTTAATAGATATATTGAATAATAAAAATAAGCCACTACATTCTGTGATAGATATAGAAGCAGTACTTAATCTAACTGAGAAGAAAGGGGATTTTGATATCCCCTGGTTTGGTCAATTAATGCGTTTACCTCAGCTTTTTGCTTATCTTCTACAATTAAATATCTGGTTGGAAGACTATCATGTAAGAATATCTTAG